From Chryseobacterium gallinarum, one genomic window encodes:
- a CDS encoding tetratricopeptide repeat protein, which translates to MYENLEQLFYRGDLEQCIAEGEHYLLSHPEDEEVLFLMAVAYHDIVYYDGHEAVYDAIRDHVIPYLRRILQLNPNNQKALYNILDYPLGNEYNLMQIARSKKHITQENKGEFIGYAERMLEDRDYVGYGYDFLAKIYESLEENKALLNSLEAGIYHFQKADADNREIRDKNTSLFWIKKIYLLDRTKMISGEELTTLIDKEHATFVSRNEYDFINLADIAFENNAPDLSLKMMLKAINGENSAVHIHEKLAEWHQRFAELIQNGFNNPDVFYYQLIIERNYSDLLNLSPDFYYHHALEVINSRPELFSGYHFAGTFLYENERYAEAIPLLEKAVQLSSNTTAWRRKVESEYLLNGTLPTEIPVFSDDPTDIYNEGVMVNEFIDILEDESDKLKWHEAGRIVYEQAHEAFRKYFEEGKFESDYYNDLHTRAMCCNNLAIKHSLLGDYQAAIETASEGLRYSEFMELHLTLIDALLNGGNYERAEEALNNYFSLYGESEDYFYKSLYNRARQVQLHALLGTDDVYKEAEEVLTYAYQHTVENPEIDDYDYRDLEAGKNILEGILFQHLDSQELPVRKAHYEGMAERFPQEPNPQYALMQIYNEEENYGKVALAAKRYLENKKEFLLDAFDKAKTIYMIVKSDFLQGNYQEAASVFSEYDAECEEAMDPEEYVLWLSYGVRVYEKLNNKEQTLSLADRFNTIYNAEGWGYDDLVESVELSKAVVLYQSGNLKEAHAILDQVRSIADYDPVADEYKASWKKPGLFSKFGF; encoded by the coding sequence ATGTACGAAAACTTAGAACAACTGTTTTACAGGGGAGACCTGGAGCAGTGTATTGCAGAAGGAGAACACTACTTATTATCCCACCCGGAAGATGAAGAGGTTTTATTTTTAATGGCAGTTGCTTACCATGACATCGTTTATTATGACGGACATGAAGCAGTGTACGACGCCATCAGGGATCATGTAATACCTTATCTGCGCAGAATCCTGCAGCTAAACCCAAATAATCAAAAAGCACTATACAATATTCTGGATTATCCTTTGGGCAATGAATACAACCTGATGCAGATAGCCAGAAGCAAAAAACATATCACTCAGGAAAATAAGGGGGAATTTATAGGGTATGCGGAACGTATGCTGGAAGACCGGGATTATGTAGGATATGGCTATGACTTTTTGGCTAAAATATATGAATCCCTTGAAGAAAATAAAGCGCTTTTGAACAGTCTTGAAGCCGGAATATATCATTTTCAGAAAGCAGATGCTGACAACCGTGAGATCAGGGACAAAAACACCTCGCTTTTCTGGATTAAAAAGATCTATTTACTGGACCGTACAAAAATGATTTCAGGAGAGGAACTTACAACACTTATTGACAAAGAACATGCTACTTTTGTGAGCCGTAATGAATATGATTTTATCAATCTTGCCGATATTGCATTTGAAAATAATGCACCCGATCTTTCACTTAAAATGATGCTAAAGGCAATTAATGGTGAAAATTCAGCAGTTCATATTCATGAGAAACTGGCAGAATGGCACCAGCGTTTTGCGGAACTCATTCAAAACGGATTTAATAATCCTGATGTTTTCTATTATCAGCTCATTATTGAAAGAAATTATAGTGATCTGCTGAACCTTTCCCCGGACTTTTACTACCATCATGCTCTTGAAGTGATCAATTCCCGTCCGGAACTGTTCTCAGGATATCATTTTGCGGGTACATTCCTGTATGAAAACGAGCGCTATGCTGAAGCTATTCCTTTATTGGAAAAAGCTGTGCAATTATCATCCAATACTACGGCCTGGAGAAGAAAAGTAGAATCAGAATATCTTTTGAATGGAACCCTGCCAACCGAAATCCCTGTATTTTCTGATGATCCGACAGACATTTACAACGAAGGGGTTATGGTGAACGAGTTTATAGATATATTAGAAGATGAAAGCGATAAACTGAAATGGCATGAAGCTGGCCGGATCGTATATGAGCAGGCACATGAAGCATTCCGAAAATATTTTGAGGAAGGTAAGTTTGAGAGTGATTATTATAACGATCTGCATACCAGGGCAATGTGTTGTAACAATTTAGCCATTAAGCATTCGTTGCTGGGAGATTATCAGGCAGCAATAGAGACTGCTTCTGAAGGACTCAGATATTCAGAGTTTATGGAACTTCACCTGACTTTGATTGATGCTCTGCTGAATGGAGGAAATTATGAAAGGGCAGAAGAAGCACTGAATAATTATTTCAGCTTATACGGAGAATCCGAAGATTATTTTTATAAAAGCCTTTACAACAGAGCACGTCAGGTTCAGCTTCATGCATTACTGGGAACTGATGATGTTTATAAAGAAGCAGAAGAAGTTCTTACCTATGCCTATCAGCATACGGTAGAGAATCCTGAAATTGATGATTATGACTACAGGGATCTGGAAGCCGGTAAAAATATATTGGAAGGTATTTTATTTCAACATCTGGACAGCCAGGAACTTCCTGTCAGAAAAGCTCATTATGAAGGGATGGCAGAACGTTTTCCACAGGAACCGAATCCTCAGTACGCCTTGATGCAGATTTATAATGAAGAGGAAAACTATGGAAAAGTAGCCTTAGCAGCGAAAAGATACCTTGAAAATAAAAAGGAATTCCTTTTAGATGCTTTTGATAAAGCAAAAACTATTTATATGATCGTGAAAAGTGATTTTCTTCAGGGAAATTACCAGGAAGCAGCTTCTGTTTTCAGTGAGTATGATGCTGAATGTGAAGAAGCCATGGATCCCGAAGAATATGTGCTTTGGTTAAGCTATGGAGTAAGAGTGTATGAAAAACTTAACAATAAAGAGCAGACTTTATCCCTCGCAGACCGATTCAATACTATTTATAATGCTGAAGGATGGGGCTATGACGATCTTGTGGAAAGTGTTGAGCTGTCAAAAGCAGTTGTTTTGTATCAGTCCGGCAATTTGAAAGAAGCGCATGCCATATTGGATCAGGTGCGTTCGATTGCAGATTATGATCCTGTTGCGGATGAATATAAAGCTTCATGGAAAAAACCGGGACTGTTTTCTAAATTCGGATTTTAA